One part of the Capra hircus breed San Clemente chromosome 4, ASM170441v1, whole genome shotgun sequence genome encodes these proteins:
- the NOBOX gene encoding homeobox protein NOBOX codes for MGLGKEKVPMTAWAFMKGHITARGLLVTVFRPVLQCLPHTACGKRQLARLYAAVSSGLPAIWADISITGNSSASILNPVEMLGALGNLPIGTGSWGLRLGGTSVEQWFGAPRTSGSLSRLPRFPRKDSVSRRKPPPEPSAKAGLGRWWALVAAAASWRRAVAHAPRAPPPSPSERPHPPLSAAAGAGSCVAPGPRALQLPRAPPSRAGLADAHLPAREASLGGGQAGGPVRESRPWSPPGSAARSCGLGCWLSTGQGGGGKSPAARLEEDQEALQRSAPYTQDAPGKVMPLSCTISGEKQPSEAPGEGAGAGRACQRPSPGALHEDRSLATPRPQPQGQGPPFPGTEGRLGKRPYSPAAGEQKKPRDVGPASTASPSSANLARATYNPVPCGLGRGSCHVANLLNTLAQNNQNLEKEKRSPEVTCQVRKKTRTLYRSGKSLRGKGCIFLSEHGRNRKVTTRQLPATKPEPEEAPAHWGILATRLWEALGLGTVVLPGRRVFLLCFLITGVHPQSQCFLLPDQLEELERLFQDDHYPDSDKRREIAQTVGVTPQRIMVWFQNRRAKWRKMNGKENKDAPAGPALTPAPASNQCSSVAELPPTESTILEPGTLPQDSLPEPSMLLKSDQTLGPNLQNEGPQRRPVTPPLFSPPPVRRANLPFPLGPVHAPQLMLDTLSSDSSHKDGPCGLWGTSITPPPACSYLEDLETQEYQPSSSQPGPFSFSQAPQTQFFQPPQPQFPYLHPFPLPSSLTPPLPEDPLFALSSGPGGGSSQGYFPGPPSGPVLLQPLAGNVGAVPWADPCLPDSPFPSAFCLQALGGPPGGDSCFLDLFATPYTQASGRPPSPGLTQMPESTLPAAGRPLLGQAQEEPPAAPGERPPAPKEEDKSSHGP; via the exons CTCGGGGCTCTAGGGAACCTTCCAATCGGCACGGGGTCTTGGGGGCTTAGGCTTGGGGGAACCTCAGTGGAGCAGTGGTTTGGGGCTCCCAGGACAAGTGGCTCCCTAAGTCGCCTTCCCCGGTTCCCAAGGAAGGACTCCGTCTCAAGGCGCAAGCCGCCACCGGAGCCCAGTGCCAAGGCCGGCCTTGGGAGATGGTGGGCGCTGGTGGCTGCTGCAGCCTCCTGGAGGCGGGCTGTCGCCCACGCCCCGCGTGCaccgccccccagccccagcgAGCGGCCGCACCCGCCCCTCTCGGCCGCGGCGGGGGCGGGCAGCTGCGTGGCCCCCGGGCCTCGCGCCCTGCAGCTGCCCCGCGCGCCGCCCTCCCGGGCGGGCCTCGCGGACGCACACCTGCCCGCGCGCGAGGCTTCTTTAGGCGGCGGGCAGGCGGGCGGCCCCGTGCGGGAGTCCAGGCCATGGAGCCCACCCGGGAGCGCGGCCCGGAGTTGCGGG TTGGGGTGCTGGCTCTCCACAGGCCAGGGGGGTGGAGGCAAGTCCCCTGCTGCCAGGCTGGAGGAGGACCAGGAAGCCCTGCAGAGGTCAGCCCCCTACACTCAGGACGCCCCAGGCAAGGTCATGCCTCTTTCCTGCACCATCTCTGGGGAAAAGCAGCCGTCAGAGGCCCCCGGggaaggggctggggctgggagagcCTGCCAGAGGCCGAGCCCAGGGGCTCTCCATGAAGACAGGAGCCTAGCCACGCCTAGACCCCAGCCTCAGGGGCAAGGGCCTCCCTTCCCGGGGACggaggggaggctggggaagAGGCCCTACTCTCCAGCCGCCGGCGAGCAGAAGAAGCCTAGGGATGTGGGTCCAGCCTCGACGGCATCTCCCAGCAGCGCTAACCTGGCCCGGGCCACGTACAACCCGGTGCCTTGTGGGTTAGGCCGGGGGTCCTGCCATGTGGCCAATCTCCTCAACACACTGGCCCAGAACAACCAaaacctggagaaggagaagaggtCCCCGGAAGTGACCTGCCAGGTCCGGAAGAAGACCCGCACCCTGTACCGCTCGGGTAAGTCCCTGAG AGGGAAAGGTTGCATTTTCTTATCGGAACATGGAAGAAACAGGAAAGTAACCACCAGGCAGCTCCCTGCCACAAAGCCCGAGCCAGAGGAGGCCCCAGCCCACTGGGGGATCTTAGCCACCAGGCTGTGGGAGGCCCTTGGGCTGGGGACAGTGGTCCTGCCTGGAAGGCGTGTGTTtctcctctgcttcctcatcACTGGTGTTCATCCTCAAAGCCAGTGTTTTCTTCTTCCAGACCAGCTGGAGGAGCTAGAAAGGCTCTTCCAAGACGACCACTATCCAGATAGCGATAAGCGCCGGGAGATCGCCCAGACGGTGGGGGTCACCCCCCAGCGCATCATG GTGTGGTTCCAGAATCGCCGGGCCAAGTGGCGAAAAATGAACGGGAAGGAGAATAAGGACGCACCTGCCGGTCCCGCCCTTACCCCAGCCCCCGCCAGCAACCAGTGCAG CTCTGTGGCCGAGCTGCCACCTACCGAGTCCACGATCCTGGAGCCTGGGACCCTCCCTCAGGATTCCCTTCCAG AGCCGTCCATGCTGCTGAAGTCTGACCAGACTCTGGGCCCAAACCTGCAGAATGAGGGCCCCCAGAGAAGGCCTGTGACACCCCCACTCTTCAGCCCCCCACCTGTCCGAAGAGCCAACCTTCCCTTTCCCCTCGGCCCTGTGCATGCCCCCCAGCTGATGCTGGATACCCTGAGCAGCGACAGCAGCCACAAGGATGGCCCTTGTGGGTTGTGGGGAACAAG CATCACTCCACCCCCTGCCTGCTCATACTTAGAGGATCTGGAGACCCAGGAGTACCAACCCAGCAGCAGCCAGCCAGGACCGTTCTCCTTCTCCCAGGCACCACAGACCCAGTTCTTCCAACCCCCGCAGCCCCAGTTTCCATACCTGCACCCCTTCCCCTTGCCCAGCTCGCTGACTCCGCCGCTGCCCGAAGACCCTCTCTTTGCCTTGTCCAGTGGCCCTGGCGGGGGCTCATCCCAGGGCTATTTCCCAGGCCCTCCGTCGGGGCCCGTCCTGCTGCAGCCGCTGGCCGGGAACGTGG GTGCGGTGCCCTGGGCCGACCCCTGCCTGCCAGACTCGCCGTTCCCCAGCGCCTTCTGTCTGCAGGCTCTGGGAGGCCCCCCAGGAGGGGACAGCTGCTTCCTGGACCTGTTTGCCACTCCCTACACGCAGGCTTCGGGAAGGCCACCTTCCCCGGGCCTCACCCAGATGCCCGAGAGCACCCTGCCTGCAGCAGGAAGACCCCTGCTCGGCCAGGCCCAGGAGGAACCACCAGCCGCCCCAGGGGAGCGGCCCCCGGCCCCCAAAGAAGAAGACAAGAGTAGCCATGGCCCCTAG